Genomic window (Phoenix dactylifera cultivar Barhee BC4 unplaced genomic scaffold, palm_55x_up_171113_PBpolish2nd_filt_p 000598F, whole genome shotgun sequence):
CACTTGGAAGGCCTTGGCCAAAACCGCATCAGAGATGAGTGGGTTTGATCCAAAGACTGCATTGGCTATAGTGATCACTCCAGGGTTTTGGCTGCTTAGGGCTGCAACAGCCACGGCAGGCGTTGGACCGTAGTTGAATTGGAAATGGATTAGACCTTCGGGAAACACAAAGACATCACCCTTCTTGAACATCTTAGTGAAGAGAAGGTTGCCGttgttggtgttggttgtgaCAAAGCCGACATAGAGCGTGCCTTCTAACACTGTAAGGATCTCGGTGGCCCGGGGATGGGTGTGTGGTGGGTTGAGACCGTAAGGTGCATAGTCTATTCGAGCCAAGGAGATGCCGAGGGTGTTGAGCCCTGCAATTTGGTTCACATTCACCTGCGTCACCTTGGACCCAAGCTGGTTCGACGTGTTGCCTGGCATATCGTggccggagaagaagaagtcGTCCGCTGTCACGTGCATTGGTGGCTTGCAAACAAAACCATTCACAAGGACTGCATCCAAAGGAAGAAGCTAAGCAACTAAGGATTACGgtgaaattaaccaattaatgaTAAGAGTGAAGAGTAATTACCAGGGGACTTGAGGTCAGCAACGCAGAAGTCTTGAAGTTGGCTGGGATCGGAGGCCATCACACGAGAGGAAGCCAGGGCAAGGAGAGCAAAGAGGAGGATATGGCAAGCCATCTCTTTCCTATACGAAATTAAATCTTTAGAGGAAATCAGGGTATTTGGCGGCATAAGAAGGCGTGGAGAGGATCGGTATATATAGACCAGGACATGGAACCAGTCATGCTTAATAACGCAGTAGAAGAGTCTATGAGGTTAGGTATGAAGGTTTCACACAAACTACTTGCTCTGTAGGCCGTAGACGCAGTCTATTGTGTGTATCCAATCATAGAGATCAAAAGGTTTGATAGTCTTGGTGTTAGAGCACATGGTCAAAAAAATGTACGATCAACATTGTTtacttataatatatataaatatatacccaCCTCTGGCAGACCCCAGAACCACAAACCGTTCGCTAGAGGCAGAGCCATGTTGGGTCCTCATATACTTCACGATTTTTTATTTTCCGACACAAAGGCCAGAAATTCTGAGTTCTGGAACATCTCCATTAAAAACAAAGACTCATAAATTACTgaagatttttaaaaaattctgatGAAAAAGATAGCAAgaataaagaatctaaaattacgCACTCATGcacatgatatatatatatatatatgtgtgtgtgtgtgtgtgtgtgtattaaaCACTATAAAAGAGTGAATAATCTCTATTGAAATAGATTTCAAAGTATTAGATATTCTTTATCTCCCTGAAACCATTCCATTTTGCCTTTACATCTATCCCATTTCAGACCTTTTTATACCGCCCTATCCACCTACATATTAAACCCATGAAATATTGTTCAACAGCACTTATTCGGATTTGTGATGCCTTTTTATTTAAAGTCAAGAGGAAATTTTATTCATTGGCCCTTCTTTTGAATCCAAAGAGTAAGGAGTTTTCTATATATTAGCAATTTAAAAAATTGCTTTGATCTAAAGTTCAATCATTAGTAAAGAAATTATTACAAATCTAGCTACTTTAttataaagaaagaaaggattctaagaaaattatattatttgaaaTTGGAAATAGTCGGGAGGTCATTAATCCTTGCTTTATACAAGCCACTTCTTAGGCTTAAAAAGAAATTCTATCAATTACCCCTCCAAGGCTTCAAAAGATAAATTGCACATCGGGACCGACTTACATTCCTTAAAGCAGAACAAACCAACACCCGTCGAGAAATACAACTCTTAGAGGAAGAACAAGCAGAGCTGGAATGGAATAACAACACTACAGGAAAAATAGTATATTCCGACTCTCATGCGCCGATGCTAAAAAGAAGCGTTAGCAATTTAATCACCCTGCAAAAATTTGCCGACACTTTTTAGTGGCGTCGGGGCAGGAATTACActaagacgacgcttattagcACCGTGCGAAACCAAAATGTTAATATTGAATTCTGATGATGCTTAAAAGCATCTTCGGAAACTAAGTTGAAAGCACGACGCTTTGAAGCGTCGTCCTAAAATTGGCTTCCAACCATGTTTAAAAGCATCGTCGAAAGCCAATCTTAGGATGACACTTCTATGCATCATCGGAAGCTAGTTTTATCCCCAAATAGCCCGATCACCCCTTCCATTAAACCTTCTCAGCCCTAAATTGACCCTTCTCAGCCCAAATAACTCTGCCTTCGCCTCCTCCTCGCTGCGCTGGTCCCCATCTCATTTTCCCTCTCTTAGAtggcctccttctcctccaccccctcttcctgctccttctcctccttctggccggtctccttctcctcctctccctcttcctcctccttccgtcTGCCCGTACCCACCGCAAAGCTTTCCTGCAGATGTATCGCCTTCTCCTCATCCCCATCTCCGcttgccttctcctcctcctccccctcttcctccttctcctccttttgtCGAAGCCATTTACTGATCCGGTCGACCACCCTCCTCCGGCTGACCGCCCTTCTCTGCTACGGATCTCAGCCGGCATACATCCATGCGGGTGATTTTGCTTGATGCTTTAATATTCTGTTTATAGCTTTaatttgtgcttaatatttAAACTTGCTCTATATGCTTAATATTCTGTTTGCCGTCTAATATGTATTTAAATTGTACATGTAATTGCGTCTGTTAACAATGCTTATACATatgtttttttctttacttAATACATTGTTCCATTCCTTTTTAACTTTATCTGAATAAATTGTCTTTTTTCCTTTGGGCCTAATTCTGATCATGTTTCCATCCCATGACAGGGCAACCAATAGTATCACGTTTTCAGCCTGTAACGGGGCAACCAataatatcacattttcagctttTGATGGGGCAACCAGTAGTTTCACATTTATAGCCAGTGATGGAACAAATAATAGCTTTACATTTCTAGCATGTCATGGCATAAATAGTAGTATCATATTTTCAGCATGTGACAGGGCAACCAATGATAACGAGATGAGCTCAAAGTCTTTATTCATTTAATCAAGTTCACATCCAtctatcaatttttttaaactttATTTCTGGCTTTAGACTAACCACGGTCATGTTTTTCATCCGTAACAGGGCAATCAATATTACGTGATTAGTCCAAAGCACCATATCCATTAGTCCTATTATTTAAGTATAAATTATGTACATATATGCACCCATCATACTATCAATCACAAGTAATATGATCAAATTACAATTAAATACCAAAACGATCATAAAATCATTCTTGCTTCTTACTTATCTAGATCATTAGCATAAAATACATATAGGtacaaaaatatctatatcatgCAGGTCAGTATACAAGAATTCTTACCACTTTGCTAAGAACCCAGACAGAGTACCACAATCCAAACCGGAGTGCGCAAAATCCTGCTCAATATCTTCTTGCCCAAAAGATTGTTATCCTATAGAACCAAATCAACATCAAAAATTATCCAAGATATCCGACAACCCAGAACTCCCTACTGATCCACTAAAGGTTCCACCATCATGTAGTAATCTAAGACTACCCTTTGAGTCCCTTTAACCAAAATTTCTTCGGATcaagctagagagagaaaatactaagagaaaaaaatagaaaaagagagaaactagagtTTAAGATCTTGTCGGGCTTCTTTCTGCTTGGATGACTATAGCCTCATACAAAACCAAGGCTGATCATGAAAATAGAATTGTATAAAAAGATATACAAGACCAACTAGATAACAACGCCTAATTATTTGAATCAGTCAGTGCAATAAAATCCAATTCATTTGATCAAAAATCATATATCAaatcaagagtttaaatcaagggTTATCAATTAGAGGTCCAATGGTGGTTAACAATTTGGATGAATAGGGTCGACTAGATGCAGCGTCCGACGATCTGGGTCAATCGGCTCTGGCCAGTCCAACTAGTCAAATCATGAAAGGACAATCAAACCATGGTTCATAAAACATGATAGGGATTCATGGTAATAGAGTCCAACGGTGCTCAGAAATATTCGGATTAAGGCTAGCATGACGGATGGTCGCAGCGACACTAGTTCAGAGCCCTTAACTAGGGTCAAACCTAGTCTATAAtgaaaagaaattaatagagagaggagagagagaagagaggagagagaaagaagagagaagactcTCTTCTATCTTGTTAAAATAGGGGAGAGTCAATCACCGCCCTCATCTCGAATCAGAGCATTGCAGGTCACTTAGTCGGCCCAGCCTCGACGATGATAGCCACGGGCAGTGTTCGTCCGATTCTTgtccacctaaaaatatgctagacagatcgttgttagaaccgacggacaaaagttaaattaaatttctacttacctgttctactcgaagaatagtggttgtaagaggtcgatccacagggaggtgattggagttgcataaaaattagaacgttcactcggattcaaaatcgatttttgaataatagaagaaaaacattatatcggggatgatgatgaattctctagtctactggagaattatttttttatttaaaaataataaaaagacatgtacttagatttaaagagcatttatatttttaactaatcaaagaaaagctttggcataaataaaaatggatgaaaacaagaagaaactgcataaagaaaaatttaatgtattgcataaaaagaaaaattaaaccattgcatgaagaaaacagaaattaaactaaacctagaacaaggattgcatgaaaaagaaatgatagatttgataaaaataacatcgattacaaataacaatggagattagacctaatactccttctcttttgtaaataaaataaagaaaaagaaagtagaacaagtcacttttcttctccctctctctcccacggtggagctCCCAAAATAAAACACTTTCtttattcctttcttcttcccaagaacagagccttgctctgtttcttcttctcaacaCCCAGCCGAGCTCCTCCTTTGGTTCCCAGCCCcacaaccgagcacaccccccttcctcttcctccttctcctcttatagctGCGGACGGCCTGGaatcggaaggtggggacgcggggaggagttgatcacggacgagatccgggcgctgggatcacgggcgAGCTGTCACGGAGTGGATCACGGCTGGGGTTCCGATGCGGAGGAAGGGCTGAAGCCGGAAGAGCTGAGTGCTACGATTGCGGAGGAGAAGATCACGGACGCGTGAGGGGAGTCGCTGATTTGGGAGGCTGTGAgcttccttctttgggccaaGAGGGGGATGCGAACGGcttgaatccggaagagggATCTGCGGCTTGGATTCCGGTTTAGGATCTGTCTTGCTGGAAGGGGGGCTGAAGCCGGAGGTGCACGGAAGGAAGGCACGAATgaggacttccttctttggttgctgggaaggatgCGGAATCATGGATGGTCGGGATGCGGCTACGATCCGGGAAGAGCTGAGAGCGTGATCGTCGGGAGGAAGGAGACGCGCGGGATGGAGCGGAAGGTGGGCTGCTGGCACGCGATCTCGGCTTGCATCCTGgctggagctgggaggaatcgcgGAGGAGGATGGCGTTGAAGATGTGGACGCGGGCGGCCTGGATCACGGAAGCGAATCGGGAAGGAGGAtagctgcgttggaaggagctgggagacaccaagttccattcaattagtcatatagaaaaaatagtgtgatatgaaatttggcttgtagacgggtcatcttggaggtcaagtgcaattctttcgagtcatgggtcacccagcaccttatagttatgatatggccaaattagatttgcccaaaattctttcccaaaagcacaaagaaattggacccgattcgaATCCGAACTcgactcggatccgaacccgactcggacccgatttgaagtcaaatttgtactcaatgtgcattttatctctaatttatactaatctatgttaaacccaaatataatattaatccagtgaatttatcattatcggttaacaataacactaattttagtaatatgtaggtcgcacttttgtactctcatcacaccccccaactagcttattgctagtctctagcaattcagtgcgacaatgataaaatgagagtgcaaaagtgttatttattatataaatatactaagataaatactcactttcgtagagcattacgattgcacttagtacgtgcaacaagcctttaaacccctaggttaccctagtggacgagtgttgtctcgtgagggtttgcagttaagttacccacaaacttcaatcccaaaataaaatttggtttgtgaaatgaaagtcttattttaagtacataactgataagaatttcaaaagcacacaaggttttaattactaagtagcccaatttctaggttagtatgcaatttgagttgaagtcattaaattttccgttagggagttgtaagacttatttatacttgagtgctcagtgaagtttggaccatgcacaagctaaggttttggatctccaaaatatcgctaatattagtagtttccaagaattggtcggacaagacctatttgctgattcaaaatcatcttttctgtaggatttcgagagctgtggatgtttactttaatacctcatgggctttatctgtaatatttccagtttactcgaatttttacaacgacggctttcacactattgtctttcttaaggtcaatatacaattttttttttcatttttttttgtttttgtttttttgttttgttttttttttgtttgttttttttttgcattaaagagaaatgataatgtatatattgtgcacttttactcctgtgatgattcctccatgtagcgagcaattagtcgacaattctcacaccagttggcatgaggtgtcgggcatcaagactcccctacggacctatgctcgggttcctcatcacaagcccgctgacctttgacaataggtagctgtggagtgattgattaaaacccctatttgattttgatgagctcaaagcatttgagtatatcttatgtttactaatgaattcaattaagtgtttcagtaaaaatcgtgtctaagtgtttctagacttggttcaagatattttggataaggtatgaagtcagtttgaaccaaagtctgagacttgagtcgactccaggatattacgagtcgactccaagcgtatcagaatcactggcacgggctcgagtcgactccggatcattacgagtcgactccgactgagaacagacagacaagcagaaagcatcaactcaaaacctgtcagcgagtcgactcctgaagtgcgcgagtcgactccgatgtttaccgagtcgactccgcagtagtatgagtcgactccaagaagctacagacagaaaagtcagagagcgttttctttcgaccctgagattcgagtcgactcctgtggaacgcgagtcgactccgatggttggcaggtcgactccaaagaaagtgagagtcgactctcagtggaatacaaggcaaaagtcagagaaccgttttcggactctgagattcgagtcgactcccgcaatacacgagtcgactccaagacagcgcgacccaaaaagacagaagatcaatttgttgtctctgagagccgagtcgactcccagacagctcgagtcgactccaaggcagcggtacaccaaaaaggcagaagactaagtttcggaaactgagagccgagtcgacttcggggaagttcgagtcgactccaagactggacgagccaaaagacagaagatcgggagttcgggctctgagcgccgagtcgactcccaggactgttgagtcgactcgagcggacCAAATTGAAAAGTTGATCTACGGATTTCATGGAAGGaaccgactccgaaaatgccaagtcagctccagaagttggcgagtcgactccgggtcaagacgagtcgactttcagtcgaagaagctactttaattcaaattccggaacagttgccgagtcgactccagaaaagcatgagtcgactcccgctacagccgagtcgactcctgatcgtgcgagtcgactccgaccccaacggacacattgtcaggttgtgcagagtgtacagaatgggcagaaaaaggtgtctaacggctagtttccgtgggggatggcttaaatagccacagaggactgtagcaagagagagaaccaccattccattcaaagagatcaagcatttattctctgcaaacttgctttcaacgaaaaagaaggaagagcgccattaactccatccaacaacctcttcccagcattgaaagaagtctcctcctgcattcaagtcgatcagacgttccagaggagactcaaagttcaagaagccttatTCTACTCCAacgcaaaagtgtttgagggctcttaacttctctctagtttatattgtagcaaatctgctttttaagaagctcagtttttctgtttgtttcttattctttccatattgtctttgcttgattcaatcgggggattgaatcaagggtgtagaggttggttggtgagccgagtgtaaaaccaacgtgtaagggttcgattgtgatcccgggaaaacaatcggggttagttctagtcggtgagcctgagaaaaccgaccgagttcgttgtgagctcgtaaaacaacaagtttggttgtgagcttggaaaacaatcggctgtaatccaagggattatagtgaattcccaagtgagacttggggagtggacgtaggagcaagggttagcttcgaaccactataaacatcgtgtttgtgattgcttgtctctctttctctcattctcatttcactcacagcacatagcaactaattaatcaccttgcaaaagtattaattagtcatctacaaaagttttaattgtaaaattattttaaaacccaattcaccccccctcttggattgtctatctgggcaacaagtggtatcagagcctaaacacttctaccctaagagtaaaagatcgaaatgacaaccccatttggatcttcccacattgagggtcagttcacccaaagacccccattctttaatggatccgattactcatattggaaggctaggatgagaatattcatccaagcccaagactatgagatgtggaccattgtatcaaatggaccatacatcccatccatctatgtagagggggtcactgtacccaaactagaaaaggattgggatgaacatgacatgagaaaggcacaactcaattctaaagcaatgaatgtgctttactgtgcattagataggaatgaattcaatagagtctctacttgcaattctgcaaaaaagatttgggacagacttgaagtgacccatgagggcacgaatcaagtcaaagaatccaaaataaatatattagttcataagtatgaactatttaagatggattctaatgagacaatcactagcatgttcactaggtttactgacattgtcaatggcctaaaaagccttggcaaaaactatactaacagtgatcttgtcaggaaaattcttcgctgtctaccaaggtcatggaaagccaaggtgatggcaatccaagaagctaaggacttgaa
Coding sequences:
- the LOC120106655 gene encoding putative germin-like protein 2-1 isoform X2 — encoded protein: MACHILLFALLALASSRVMASDPSQLQDFCLLPLDAVLVNGFVCKPPMHVTADDFFFSGHDMPGNTSNQLGSKVTQVNVNQIAGLNTLGISLARIDYAPYGLNPPHTHPRATEILTVLEGTLYVGFVTTNTNNGNLLFTKMFKKGDVFVFPEGLIHFQFNYGPTPAVAVAALSSQNPGVITIANAVFGSNPLISDAVLAKAFQVGKDTIKYLQAQFWVDNN
- the LOC120106655 gene encoding putative germin-like protein 2-1 isoform X1, yielding MACHILLFALLALASSRVMASDPSQLQDFCVADLKSPVLVNGFVCKPPMHVTADDFFFSGHDMPGNTSNQLGSKVTQVNVNQIAGLNTLGISLARIDYAPYGLNPPHTHPRATEILTVLEGTLYVGFVTTNTNNGNLLFTKMFKKGDVFVFPEGLIHFQFNYGPTPAVAVAALSSQNPGVITIANAVFGSNPLISDAVLAKAFQVGKDTIKYLQAQFWVDNN